From Homo sapiens chromosome 19 genomic scaffold, GRCh38.p14 alternate locus group ALT_REF_LOCI_1 HSCHR19LRC_COX1_CTG3_1, a single genomic window includes:
- the LILRA1 gene encoding leukocyte immunoglobulin-like receptor subfamily A member 1 isoform 3 precursor (isoform 3 precursor is encoded by transcript variant 3) produces the protein MTPIVTVLICLRLSLGPRTHVQAGTLPKPTLWAEPGSVITQGSPVTLWCQGILETQEYRLYREKKTAPWITRIPQEIVKKGQFPIPSITWEHTGRYRCFYGSHTAGWSEPSDPLELVVTGAYIKPTLSALPSPVVTSGGNVTLHCVSQVAFGSFILCKEGEDEHPQCLNSQPRTHGWSRAIFSVGPVSPSRRWSYRCYAYDSNSPHVWSLPSDLLELLVLGVSKKPSLSVQPGPIVAPGESLTLQCVSDVSYDRFVLYKEGERDFLQLPGPQPQAGLSQANFTLGPVSRSYGGQYRCSGAYNLSSEWSAPSDPLDILIAGQFRGRPFISVHPGPTVASGENVTLLCQSWGPFHTFLLTKAGAADAPLRLRSIHEYPKYQAEFPMSPVTSAHSGTYRCYGSLSSNPYLLSHPSDSLELMVSGAAETLSPPQNKSDSKAGE, from the exons ATGACCCCCATCGTCACAGTCCTGATCTGTCTCA GGCTGAGTCTGGGCCCCCGGACCCACGTGCAGGCAG GGACCCTCCCCAAGCCCACACTCTGGGCTGAGCCAGGCTCTGTGATCACCCAGGGGAGTCCCGTGACCCTCTGGTGTCAGGGGATCCTGGAGACCCAGGAGTACCGTCtgtatagagaaaagaaaacagcacCCTGGATTACACGGATCCCACAGGAGATTGTGAAGAAGGGCCAGTTCCCCATCCCATCCATCACCTGGGAACACACAGGGCGGTATCGCTGTTTCTACGGTAGCCACACTGCAGGCTGGTCAGAGCCCAGTGACCCCCTGGAGCTGGTGGTGACAG GAGCCTACATCAAACCCACCCTCTCAGCTCTACCCAGCCCTGTGGTGACCTCAGGAGGGAACGTGACCCTCCATTGTGTCTCACAGGTGGCATTTGGCAGCTTCATTCTGTGTAAGGAAGGAGAAGATGAACACCCACAATGCCTGAACTCACAGCCCCGTACCCATGGGTGGTCCCGGGCCATCTTCTCTGTGGGCCCCGTGAGCCCGAGTCGCAGGTGGTCGTACAGGTGCTATGCTTATGACTCGAACTCTCCCCATGTGTGGTCTCTACCCAGTGATCTCCTGGAGCTCCTGGTCCTAG GTGTTTCTAAGAAGCCATCACTCTCAGTGCAGCCAGGTCCTATAGTGGCCCCTGGGGAGAGCCTGACCCTCCAGTGTGTTTCTGATGTCAGCTACGACAGATTTGTTCTGTATAAGGAGGGAGAACGTGACTTCCTCCAGCTCCCTGGCCCACAGCCCCAGGCTGGGCTCTCCCAGGCCAACTTCACCCTGGGCCCTGTGAGCCGCTCCTACGGGGGCCAGTACAGATGCTCCGGTGCATACAACCTCTCCTCCGAGTGGTCGGCCCCCAGCGACCCCCTGGACATCCTGATCGCAG GACAGTTCCGTGGCAGACCCTTCATCTCGGTGCATCCGGGCCCCACGGTGGCCTCAGGAGAGAACGTGACCCTGCTGTGTCAGTCATGGGGGCCGTTCCACACTTTCCTTCTGACCAAGGCGGGAGCAGCTGATGCCCCCCTCCGTCTCAGATCAATACACGAATATCCTAAGTACCAGGCTGAATTCCCTATGAGTCCTGTGACCTCAGCCCACTCGGGGACCTACAGGTGCTACGGCTCACTCAGCTCCAACCCCTACCTGCTGTCTCACCCCAGTGACTCCCTGGAGCTCATGGTCTCAG